The nucleotide window atcccggtcgacataagtctaaaggggcccactgattaacagtccgccggacggtatcggcctgtcagttagaacaaaattttgacagttccgaacaactgacagggcgttaccgtccggcggactgttaatcagtgggccccttaagatatTATTGGCTTCTCTCTATCACTAGTTCGCGTTTTTAAGCCTTCGCGCCAGTTTTTTATACGACGAAGCAAGTAAATGCAAAAAAACCTACTTTAGCgcttttaaaataaaagaacaCTTTTGTAGAGAATAGAAGTTGTGATAGTCGATCGGCAATTGAAAGTATACGCTACTGACAGTATCTTTCtcaaaaactttttaaataacttaagttattttttaacaatCATACGTCTGCGAGTGATACTACAAATTTTTATGTTAAAGGGAAAATTttcaattcatcatcatcaatatcagccagaggaagtccactgctggacataggcctccccagagggccacaatgaccggtcttgcgccacccgcatccagcggactcccgcgaccttttcaatttatttctttaatataaaatcatAACTTATTGTTTACTTTAGGGTGAAGGATCCGGAATTCAGCGCAGCCGGAGACTATCTGCAGTCGCTACAACAGAAATTAACGTCGCTCTGCGCTCTCACCACCAAACTGTATAAGGGCTCCACTTCGCTTGGCACAGAACTCATCGGGTAAGACTTTCAAtaacttagcgccacttgcaccatcccactaacccggggttaaacggttaaaccgttaacctagtgtcaaattggtaaccatggtaactccaaatttaacaggttaaccccgggttagtgggatggtgcaagtggggctTAGATACTTGTTGTGTATTGTAAAGGATCCGGAATTGTATAAGGGCTCCACTTCGCTTGGCACAGCTTACGATGCAATACGTCATTGTAAAGGATCCGGAATAGGGTTTAtgcctactagtcaaatcagttccttttttcgaactgtcaaaacgattttgatacacaaaacactagcatgtgacgttacaatcaaattacctactctttatagttttctatgggttttaaaatagaaattgtgtctaaaaataactgctgccTACGTTTCTCCATTAATCATTtgatgctttatttcatgcatggtgcaacataatttattttaaatagtcaaataccctattcagCTACCTGCAGTTGTTGCAACGGAAACTGACGTCGCTCTGTGGTCTCACCACCAAACTGTAGGTATAAGGGatctacttggcttggcactgAGCTACCTAGAAGCAAATATTCGATATATTTCGGAAAAATCCAAATGGCTTTATGCGCGCATATTTTAATTGCCTATAATATTCTAATTTCTATCTTATTTCAGAaagtttttttcaatttttatgttatttagttatttactcCATTACAGTCACACAActacacaagccttcttgagcttaccgtggggcttagtcaatttgtgtaaaaaatgtcccatAACATGTGTAGAACGCTAAGAGAGGTAAAGTTTGTTACTTCAGAGTTTAGAAGATCATGAAATCCtaggaaacatttttttttctagactAAAGCGTGCTCATGACGCATGGTAATTGGACAATAATTGGTcgtaattttaatatatacctAGGGGAGATGTGGGTATAATGATCCCCTTAAGGGAGAAACTTTACTGTGTTCAAAGTTGAAGAGATAAACAcaagatttagatatttatgaaTAGTCCATTTACTTATCTAAGTAACTGCATACTCATTTCTCATATTTTGtatgtagtttattatttatgttatgttttttAAAAGTCTAGTAAAGGATCATTTTATACATATGCATGGGTAAAACGATCCCTAGGGTAGGATTAAAATGATCACAGATGATGCCTTTGTGATATCAGGTTTTTTTTGTCTAAACACTCTAAATCATTTAGGCCGGTCGATTCCAcagtgtttttttattttcagaagataaatgctgattttttttctcttttggcTTTCTTTTTAACGCCATCAGAGGCACAGATTCTGCTTGCTATTTTAAAAGGCAATCAATAATTTAATCGCATTAAGAGCCCTTAGCATTTCTTCCTAAGGTATTTTTTTAGGAAGTAAGTGGCTTTGCGCACATAAATTCGCGACGTGGTATGTTATGGCCTGTACAGGAAATGCTCATAGTAAATTACTTAGGGGGTAAAATGATTCCAGGGATCATTTTACGCCTACGAAAAGGGATCATTTGACCTCAAACACCAAATTTGAAATATCGACAAAAATATAACTTTCGAATTCAACTTGCTTCAGTATTAACATCCTTAAAGTATAGATAAACATCATTAAGATCCGATAGTGAaacataatttgaataaaaggcAACATGCTAAAAGTAATGGAATTCGGAAAAAAGGCATACTGTAGATTAGACTCATTagacatatatttttaattatttcctaATAAAATCTCGCTGCATGCTCGTACCGTCATGACACTTTAAGAGGCAACTGGCGGGGTCACAGGGCATACGTTTATTGCATATTTAGATAGATGGCACCAGTAGTTGCTCAGATACGATGGGGAATCATTTTACTCCGAGGGATCATTATGTCAACATCTCCCCTATATATTGAAATTATACACAATTCTTTGtggcaactacgccaagtggatGGAAACATGCACTGGATGGTGAACTGACGCAATAACCCTATTAAGAAAGTGTTATTTTGTAGGTTAAAGCGTGTTTGCGACGCGTGGTCGGTCCGCGAGCGCGGGCCGGTGTCGGcggccgcggcggcggcgggctcgggcggcggcgcggcgggcgcggcgcgcgggCGGGGCGGGCTGCGCCACCGCGCCGCGCTGCCGCTGCTGGCCGCCTACGCCGCCGCGCACAACGACAAGATACGGCAGAGGGACGCTTTGCACGGTACGTCTCTTAACAACCTTTAGTTAGAGCTCGTACGACTTTACATTGTGTGGGAAGACAGCAATtttcaatagggagtattactgcaatgttctgccgacagagtgcagcactaatttgtttagtaaaccatagagtaacttatacattctaggccttaaacagttttttgactagtattcactatgacattgatgcaccaaggcggtctgtttacaggtggcctaccgcgaaacgcgataatcgaaatttctttatctgcctatatcgatcgaataagcaagagtgattgAGAGGCAAAAACCGAACTTCCGATTGTCgtatttcacggtaggccatgtgatacgcatgatgtgtcattgatgatgtcaatgaggtttgtgtactgtatgtgctagtggtgccacctacgcagagctttgcctaatattccctattacaaTCGAACATAAATTAAGAATAATATTAAACACGTCCTGATCAATTTTCAGTATATAACAAATTTTGCGtcaatactaatattttttttatttcagcaaCATTTGTGGCGGGCAACAATTCGGATGAACTTCATAACAGGTAAATAATAATCAGTATTTCTTTTTCTATTAATATTAGCCTCGACCCGCGTAAAGGCCTATAAAATGTTTTCCCATTTCATTCTTTATTATGACAAACCGTGATTGCATTTGTCGTGGCAAATTTTGACGTGGGCGGCTAGACAAAGGCGGTCAATCATGGTTGGACTTTAGATTTTTCTTACTTAACTTTCAGTATAGACgagagcgtaaaaaaataaccatTTTATTTCCAGACTAGAACAAGCCTCCGAAGCCATCCGCTCTGAGCTCTCCGACTGGATACCAAAAACCCACTCTGAGATCAAAGCCCTCCTCCTTGAACTAGCTGACCGACAGGTAACCCTCCACTCCCAAACCCTCCAGGGCTGGGAGAACGCCCTCAAACTCTCCACTGAGACCAATCTCGATCAACTCTTCAAGACGGTCTCCAAGACCGCTGTACAGAACCTCAGCCCGTCCAAATGCAGATCAGTCACTCCAACAGAAACCGAGAAAGATTTTGATGATATTGACATAGAAAATATATCGAATGACTCTGATGATAAGGAGCAAATAGGCGCTGTGTCAACGGAGCAAAGCTCAAAATCCGATGACCGGAGTGATCCGCTTCAGGAGTTTTCAGAAGTGAATTTGTCTTCGTGATATGATTCTTTGTTCTTGAACGTTGTGAAAGACATGCATTGATTAGGGTTTATTAAATCAGGTAAATTACTGGAATCAATCAATAGCTGgcttgttactgcacaccgttgtatggggaccttgcactttgagactatgcgctgaaacttggcacagttgattgttagctggtcttgagcagatacagaccggtagacatcgagagccacgtcATATTTAGTGGGGGGCAGGGGGGGAACTTCGACGAATcgacaaatacgttttttagtcttttctactttatgctttttttgttagaaagtgcattgtttttgttccaaaactagatttctcatccttaatttatccgaaaatgatatatcacatgccctaataggtatagttttagagaaatgttgctccaagtgaagcgcggcggcgtcgaacttacccccccccccactaaatgagacgtggctctcgatgtctaccggtctgtatctgctcaagaccagctaa belongs to Cydia splendana chromosome 26, ilCydSple1.2, whole genome shotgun sequence and includes:
- the LOC134803320 gene encoding sorting nexin-7-like → MASESSSAVLDLNDDPTEDTDAPSVTEGTQDGSPLIMEHGYDIAVKVDAPMKQLSTLETFVTYRVRCVCARWPTPPHVRRRYNHFKVLHRRLTNAHAWLAPPPLPPLHSARQQLDRYEPSFVLLRAMALDAFLNRVAKHPILTHSDDFRLFLTTPDEDLDKVFKSESSALNLWGLSSLYSGGEAKPANGARVKDPEFSAAGDYLQSLQQKLTSLCALTTKLYKGSTSLGTELIGLKRVCDAWSVRERGPVSAAAAAAGSGGGAAGAARGRGGLRHRAALPLLAAYAAAHNDKIRQRDALHATFVAGNNSDELHNRLEQASEAIRSELSDWIPKTHSEIKALLLELADRQVTLHSQTLQGWENALKLSTETNLDQLFKTVSKTAVQNLSPSKCRSVTPTETEKDFDDIDIENISNDSDDKEQIGAVSTEQSSKSDDRSDPLQEFSEVNLSS